In Rodentibacter haemolyticus, the DNA window AATCAGCTAGTTGAACGAAAATATTCGTTATTTTGGAGTAATTCGCATATCGGCTACGATAAATATGATGAAGGTATTGCATTTTTAACCCATTTACCGGTTTATGAAGTCGATCCTTTTTATTGTAGCCAACATCAGCAACCGGATTCTATTCTTTCCCGTAAAATTTTGGGATTAACCTTAGAATATCAGGGGCAACTTGTGGATTGTTATTCCTGCCATATCAATTTGCCTAACGCTCAAGGCGAAAATCAGCTCGACAATATTCGAACTATTGTTGAGCGTAGTCAAAGTAGCAATCTAAAAATTCTAATGGGTGATTTTAATACCGATGCGATAACCGATCCTCAATCCTATCAAAATATCAAAGCTTTAGGCTTGTTTGATAGCTATGAAATGGCGGTACAAAAAGATACGGGGATTACGGTAGAAAAAGCCATTGATGGTTGGCGCAATCACAGCGAAGAAAAACGGTTGGATTATATTTTTTTAAATCAAGCCAAAAGGGTTTTATCTAGTCAGGTCATTTTTAATGGCAAAAATAAACCTGTTGTTTCCGATCATTTTGGTTTGGAAGTGGAGCTCATATTGTAGGAGAATAAAAATGAAAAAATTGCTTAGTTTCGAATTCTGGCAAAAATTCGGCAAGTGCCTTATGGTGGTGATAGCGGTAATGCCGGCGGCAGGTTTGATGGTAAGTATCGGTAACTCATTGCCTTTACTTAGCGATGCAGAATGGCTAGCCCGTGTTGGTAATATTATCGCACAAATCGGTTGGGGAATTATCGGCAACCTTCATTTATTGTTTGCCCTCGCCATTGGTGGGAGTTGGGCAAATGAACGTGCAGGTGGTGCATTTGCCGCAGGTCTTGCTTTTATTTTAATTAACTTAATCACCGGACATTTTTTCGGTGTAAAAATTGAAATGCTCAATGATCCGAATGCTC includes these proteins:
- a CDS encoding endonuclease/exonuclease/phosphatase family protein yields the protein MKLLTLNVHAWLEDNQAEKIAIVAQTIVEKGYDVIALQEVNQLISAPTISQALKEDNYGVMLLRQVNQLVERKYSLFWSNSHIGYDKYDEGIAFLTHLPVYEVDPFYCSQHQQPDSILSRKILGLTLEYQGQLVDCYSCHINLPNAQGENQLDNIRTIVERSQSSNLKILMGDFNTDAITDPQSYQNIKALGLFDSYEMAVQKDTGITVEKAIDGWRNHSEEKRLDYIFLNQAKRVLSSQVIFNGKNKPVVSDHFGLEVELIL